Sequence from the Nocardia brasiliensis genome:
GCGTGTCGACGCCCATGAACCGCACATTCAGACCGGGCTCGACCTGATCGGGGATGTGGGCGGGACGCAACCCGACGACGCCCTGATTGCCCTCACCGGTGCGCATCGCGATGATGGCGGAGGTCTGCGTATCACTGACCGGAATCTTGGGCAGCGGAAACAGCGGCACCCCGCGCCAGGACAGCATGCGGCGAGCGCCGACATCCACCATCTCCGGGACCAATCCGCGGTGGCTGCATTCCCGCGCGAATGCCGCGATCGCCTTCGGATGCGCGAACAACCGGTCGGTGCCGCGCCGCATGGACAGCAGTTCGTCCAAGTCGTCGGGTGTGGGCGGCCCGGAGTGCGTGGCGATGCGCTGGTCGTAGTCGGCATTGTGCAGCAACCCGAACTCACGGTTGTTGACCAGTTCCCACTCCTGCTTCTCCTTGATCTCCTCGATGGTCAGGCGCAGCTGCTGCTCGACCTGGTTCATCGGGTCGTTGAACAGGTCCGCCACCCTGGTGTGCACGCGCAGCACGGTTTGCGCCAAGGACAATTCGTACTCTCGCGGGTTCAGCTCGTATTCGACGAAGGTGGCCGGAATCTCGGGCTCGCCCTGGTGGCCGGAGGAGAGGTCGATCACGGCCTCGCCCTTGGAATTGACGCGCCGGTTGGCATGGGAGAGAACCGCGTTCAGATGTTCACGCAGGCTCGGCGCCTGCTCGTACAGCTCTACGTACCGGCTCCACGGCAGGGCCAGCAGGGTGCCCGAGGTGACCGCGCGAACGGTGGCGGTCCAGAGCGGATCGGGCTGGGTGAGGGCCTCGTCTCCGAGATGGTCGCCGTCGGTCAGCACGCCGAGCAGCTCGGCGTCGCCGAAGCTACCTGTGGTGATCCGCTCGAGGCGGCCGTGCGCGATCAGGAACAACTCCTGCACCGGCTGGCCTTCTTCGAGAATGACGTCGCCCGCGGCGAATTCGCGAGGCTCCAACAACTGCGCGACGCGATTCAGGACGTCGATGTCCTCGTAGCCGCGCAGGATCGGAATCTCGCTGAGTGTTTCCGGTACGACCTGTACGTTGTCGGCTCCGGTCTGTACGAACGACACCCGCCCACGTCCCCGGCGGAAGGTGAGCCGCCGGTTGACCCGGTAGATGCCGCTGTTCACCGATACCCACGGCAGTTCGCGCAGCAGCCAACGTGAGCTGACTCCGGCCATCTGCGGCGGAGTCTTGGTGGTCGTGGCCAGATTGCGCGCGGCGATGGTGCTGAGGGAGTGCCGGACCGTGGTTTCGGCGGGGAGATCAGGCTGATCGGCGATGGTTTCGGGCTGGACGGTCATGGTTGTTGCCTCCTGTCGATGGGATGGAATGTCGTGCTTCGGTTCGATGGACCGTGCCTGCGGCGTCGGCTCACACGCTGCGATGAGCGATCAGACGCGCCAGCACCTCGAGATCGGCGCCCGCCGAATCGTCGGGAAGGCAACGCAATGCGGCCTCGGTTCGCCGATGCACCTGCTCCTCGGCCCAGCGCCGACCGCCCGTCGCCTCGATCAGTTCCGCGGCACGCGCGACCTCCGCTGCGGTGAGCCGATCTCGGCGGTGATAGAGCTCGTCGAGTTCCGTTGCGGCCGCTGTGCGTGAGAGCAGGGCCGCGACCACGGGCATGGTGTATTTCCGGCGGGCCAGGTCACTCGCGGGCTTGCCGATGTGGGCCTGCTCGCCCCAGATACCGATGAGGTCGTCGGTGAGTTGGAACGCCATGCCGAGTTCGCGCCCGAACCGGTCCATTGCGGTCACGGTCTGCGGGTCAGCGTCCGCGCACAGCGCGCCGAGGGCGCAGGAGCAGCCCATCAGGGCACCGGTCTTCCGCATCGACATCTGCTCGGAAGTTTCGAGCGAAAGTAGCTGTTCGGTTGTCGCCGAACAGTCTTCGTGCTGGCCGCGGCACAGCTCGATCACGGTGGATTCGAGTCGGTCCAGTGCCGGGCCGATGACGCCTGCCGGTAACCGTGTCGCCAGGACCTCGGCGGCCAGCGCGTGCAGGCAATCACCGAGCAGCACGGCGTCGGCGACGCCCCAGAGCGCCCACACAGTCGGCCTGCCGCGGCGCGTGCTGTCACCATCCATGACGTCGTCGTGCAGCAGCGTGAAGTTGTGGATCAGTTCGGCCGCGACCGCTGCCGGCGCGGCGGATTCGGGTGCGCCGCCCGCGGCGACGCACGCGGATATCGTCAACGCCGGGCGCAACAACTTTCCGGTATTTCCGCGCAGCGCTCTGCCCTGCGCATCCCACCAGCCGAAGTGGTAGCCTGCCATTCTTCGCAATGGTTCCGGCATCGATTCCACCGCAGCGTGCATTTCGGGTTCCAAGATTCCTCGGGCAAGTCCGAGAATTTGGGACGGCCGATGTCCCGGAGTGGGAGAAGCAGTGGTGCTCAGGAGGTTCATCCTGGTCTACTTTCCTCGACAAGCATTCCTCGGGTAACGCGGCTGAACGCAAAACAGGTTCAGCCTGTTGGTATTCCACGTCGGACCGCAGACCGCAGCCCAGGCGAATGGATTGTGCGTCGCATACGACAGCGCGGAGAGTGCAATTGAGTTGACCGGCCCGATGTGTCGGATCTCTCCTGATCGCAACTTCGGTCCGAGAATAGTGCCTGGCAGGTGATCTCTGATTGATCCGGAGATCCATTGCGGGCTAACTAAACCTTAACCGGACCGGATGTCCCTGTAAATGCCCAAATTTCGCTTGCCCCGGATAATGTTCGTCGAATTTCAATCTATCCGGGATAACGAACACCCGTACGCGCGCTCGGTCGAGGCGGACAATTCGATCAACCGGCCGAGTTCGGCGCGGATGAGGTAGTCGTCGTGCTCGATCAGGCCGTGCAGGCACTGCTGCGCATCGGCGTTGTAGCGCAAGTCTTCCGGCGAGATGGCGACTACCTCCATGAGGGC
This genomic interval carries:
- a CDS encoding polyprenyl synthetase family protein, which produces MAGYHFGWWDAQGRALRGNTGKLLRPALTISACVAAGGAPESAAPAAVAAELIHNFTLLHDDVMDGDSTRRGRPTVWALWGVADAVLLGDCLHALAAEVLATRLPAGVIGPALDRLESTVIELCRGQHEDCSATTEQLLSLETSEQMSMRKTGALMGCSCALGALCADADPQTVTAMDRFGRELGMAFQLTDDLIGIWGEQAHIGKPASDLARRKYTMPVVAALLSRTAAATELDELYHRRDRLTAAEVARAAELIEATGGRRWAEEQVHRRTEAALRCLPDDSAGADLEVLARLIAHRSV
- a CDS encoding family 2B encapsulin nanocompartment shell protein, with the protein product MTVQPETIADQPDLPAETTVRHSLSTIAARNLATTTKTPPQMAGVSSRWLLRELPWVSVNSGIYRVNRRLTFRRGRGRVSFVQTGADNVQVVPETLSEIPILRGYEDIDVLNRVAQLLEPREFAAGDVILEEGQPVQELFLIAHGRLERITTGSFGDAELLGVLTDGDHLGDEALTQPDPLWTATVRAVTSGTLLALPWSRYVELYEQAPSLREHLNAVLSHANRRVNSKGEAVIDLSSGHQGEPEIPATFVEYELNPREYELSLAQTVLRVHTRVADLFNDPMNQVEQQLRLTIEEIKEKQEWELVNNREFGLLHNADYDQRIATHSGPPTPDDLDELLSMRRGTDRLFAHPKAIAAFARECSHRGLVPEMVDVGARRMLSWRGVPLFPLPKIPVSDTQTSAIIAMRTGEGNQGVVGLRPAHIPDQVEPGLNVRFMGVDTHAIMSYLVTSYFSVAALVPDAIGILEHVDVAAPRR